The sequence CGACCGGGAAGAGATAAGCGCCTTGGCCCGCCGGGCAGCGGAGCAGAACAAGCCGGAGGTGGATGAAAAAAAACACATCGTCCTGCCGCTGACCGTCAGCGAGAACCAGCCCATCGGGGCCCTGGCGCTGGGACCCAGGACCGAAGGGGTATACCGCTCCGGGGATGTCAAGATGCTGGTGACGCTCACTTCCTACGCCGCCCTGCTGCTGGAGAGCGGACGGCTCTATGAAGGGCTGGAGCTGCTGTTCTTCTCCACCATCAAAAGCATGGTGGAGGCCATCGACGCCAAGGACCCCCGCACCCGGGGCCATTCCGAGAGGGTGCGGCGGTACTCCGCCCTGATGGCCCAAAAAATGGGGATGAGCAGCCAGGACCAGAAGATGCTGGAGCTGGCCGCCCTGCTGCACGACCTGGGCAAGATAGGCCTGCCCGATTCCATCCTGAACAATGTCAAGCACACCCTGACCGAGGAACAGTGGGAGCTGGTGAAGCAGCATCCCGAGATCGGGGTTTCGATCCTGACCCATGTGGCCCAGTTGAAAAGGATACTGCCGGCCATCGGCCAGCACCACGAACGCTACGACGGCAGCGGCTATCCGGCCGGGGTCAAGGGCCAGGACATTTCGCTGTTCGCCAGGATCATAGCAGTGGCCGACGCCTACGACGCCATGACCACCCAGCGCACCTACCGGACGACCTTCGATTCCAGGCAGGCCCTGGCCGAGCTCAGGGACAACTCCGGCAACCAGTTCGACCCGATGGCGGTGGAGCTTTTTCTGCAAAGCCTTTCCGGAAACGATAACCAACAATAGCCCATGAACGAAAATAACGACATAAACAGCCGGGCCTCTGCGGTTGCCGTTGACCAAGATACGGTCCATCCTGCGGAGGGTGCCGGAAAGCTGCCCGGTTTGATGATGCCCGGGATCCTGGAATGGCTGCCCCAGTCCACAGTGCTGACCGACCGGGAGTGCCGGATAATAATGCACAACCAGAAGGCCAGGGGGCTGGTGCTGGGCCAGGGCCTGGTCTGGGACGACCTGGAGCTCCTTCCGGAAGACCTGGCCTGGATCAAAAGCATGCTGCTGGCCTGCTCCCAAAAGCCGGGTCTCCCGGCCGAAAGGAAAATGACCTTCAACAGCCGGTTGTGGACCCTGGGGCTGACCCCTTTGTATCACGAAAACATCTTTCAGGGAGCGCTGCTGGCCTTTGCCGACCAGGCCGGCGAGGTGGCCGGCCAGTTCAAGAAGATCAGGGACCTGCTGATAGCCACCCAGGATGAAAAGGCGGTGGCCGAGTTCCTGCTGAAGACCTTGAAAAAGGGCCTGGGATTTGACAAGGGGATGCTGGCGGTGCTGGAACGCAGCGGCAGTTACAGGATTCTGGCCGGGCAGGGGCTGGCGGACGATGTTCAACGGGAGGAATTCCTGCCCCAGAGCGCCATGCTGGAGGCCTGTTACAAAGAAGGCCGGCCGATGGCGGCCTCGGGAAATGCCGAAAACCTGGAACAGTCCCTGGGCGATAAACTGCTGAAGGTGGCCGGGGCCAGAGACGGTTCATTCCTGATCGTCCCGCTGCTGCGGGCCCAGCAGCCTTTGGGGTTCCTGATGCTTCACAAAACCGGCCAGGCCTTCGGCAACGGGCACCTGACCCTGCTGGCCGAGTTGTCCGAGACCTTCGTTAAAATACTGGATGAAGCCCGCCTGGCCCAGAAATTCGAAAGCGAGATCCAGCTCCGCAGCAAGCTTTACGAGATAGGGTTCGCCGCCGGTTCGGTGCTGCAGCTGGGAAGCCTTTTAAGCCTGATGATCAGGACCATTGCCAAGGAGCTCAAGGCCGAGGAGGTAAGCCTGTATTTCTTTGACGAGATCTCGGGGCAATGGACCGGCAAATCAATGCTGGCCCCCGGCGACGGCCAGGGATTCCTGGCCCTGATCAAAAGTTCCGGGGTCAAGCTGGAGCACATCCGGCTGATGGAGATGAAGGACGTCACCGCCCAGGTGGTGGCCCGGGGCCAGCCGGAGATCATCGGCGACCTGGCCCGCGATTCCCGGTTCATCCAGCCGGCGCCCCGGACCCCGTTCAAATCGGGCTTATGGCACCCCCTGAAGATCAAGGACAAGACCATCGGGGCCCTGATGGCCCTCAGCCGGCAGCCCGGGTATTTCGGCGCCATGGACCAGGCCCTGATGGAGGAGATAACCCCGCTGATCACCTTTGCCCTGCGCAGCGCCATGCTTTACGAAGAGATCCGCCGGGAGGGCAGTCGGCTGGGCTCCATCATCAACTCCATGCCCGAAGGGCTGCTGATGGTGGACAAGGATTTTCGGGTGATCATCAGCAACGAAAGCTACGAAAAGCTCTGGGGCCTGGGCTTCCGGATAAAGCCGGGGATGGAATTTCACAAGGCCATCCTGCCTTCGCTGGGGGAACAGCTCCGGGACCAGAAGCCGCTGCTGGAGTTCCTGCAGCAATGCGCCGGAAACACCTCCCTCCGCCAGGAGTCGGTGGAGCTGGAGCTCAACAGCGGCTCCTTCTTAAAGATAGTCTCCTTTCCGGTGGACGATGCCGAGGGCCCGGGCAACGGGCTGGTGCTGCTGCACCAGGATGTGACGGTGGAGCACCAGATCGCCGAGACCCGGCAGGAATTTGTGGGGATGCTGTCCCACGACATGCGCAACCCCCTTTCGGCCATCATCGCCACCCTGGAGCTTTCGCTGGACGGCAGCCTGGGCGACCTCAACGACAACCAGCGCCAGTTTTTGGGCAGCGCCATGAACGACAGCCGCCGGATGCTGGAGATGCTCAACGATCTGCTGGACGGTTACAAGTATGAAGCGGTGGAGCTGAAGCTGGAAAAGACCCAGTTCGACGTCACCCAGCTGATCTCCAAACTGGTGTCCGACTTTTCCGCCCTGGCCAAGGAGCGCCAGCTGGAATTGTTCCAGGATACGCCCTTAAGCCTGACGGTGATGGCGGATGAAGGCAAGCTGACCCGGGTGATATCCAACCTGCTGACCAACGCCTTGAAGTTCACCCCCAAGGAGGGGCGGATCATCGTTTCCGCCGCCGATAAAAAACAGTTCGTTCAGATATCCATCCAGGACACCGGCGAGGGCATCTCGCCGGATGAGCTGGAAAAAGTATTCCAGAAGTTCTACCAGGTGGAAAAACGGAAGCTGGGCCGCAAGACCGGGACCGGCCTGGGCCTGCCCCTCTGCCGCAAACTGGTTGATGCCCACGGCGGCAAGATCTGGGTGGAAAGCCAGCCGGGCAAGGGCAGCAAGTTCATATTCACCCTTCCCAAGTGAACCATCCCCGGATCCATGAATAAACCAAACCTTTTTAAAGAGGTGTTTTCGTATGACCAAAAAAATCATGGTGATCGATGACGAGCCCTACATTGCACGGGTCATCAAGTTCAAGCTGGAGCAGGAAGGCTACACTGTGTTTTCGGCCAATGACGGCCTGACCGGGCTGGAGAAGATCCGGCAGGAGAAGCCGGACCTGGTGCTTTTGGACGTGATGATGCCGGGGCTGACCGGGTACGAGGTCTGCCAGAAGATCAAGGCCGATCCCCAGCTGTCCGGCATACCGGTGGTCATATTGACCGCCAAGGGCCAGGAGAAGGACCGGGAAGAGGGCTTGAGCGTGGGGGCCAGCGATTACATCACCAAGCCATTTTCGCCCAACCGCCTGCTGGAACTGGTGCGCAACATGGTGGGAGAAAACACCTAAATGTTATCCTGGCTGTGGCTTTTAGCCATACCTTTCCTGGCCGGAATATTCCTGGCCTCCCAGGCGCTGGTGCTGAAGATCGCCGGCGCCGGCGGGATGCTTTTGCTGTCCGTCTGGGGAGCCTGGCTCTACTTCAATCTGTCCCGCAAACAGTCACAGTCAGAACAGTCTTTGGAAGAGCTGGCCCAGCTGAAGGAAGATGCCGGCCGCCAGAAAAATCAGGGCCAGGAACTGGCCCGCCAGCGGGAAAAAGCCGAAGAGTCCCGGAAAGACCTGGAGCGCCGGCTGCAGGAGATCAAGACCGCCTGGGACAGCCTGCCGGCCGGAATGCTGCTGCTGAGCCGGCCCGAGGGCAAGGTGCTCTCCATGAATCCAGAGGCCGAGCGGATCAGCGGTTACCGGGCGGTCGAGATGATCGGGCGGAGCTGGGAGCAAGCCTTGGCCGGCCCGCAAAATACTCCCCAGGAAAATTCCCGGACCCAGGCCTTAAAAGGCAGAGACCTAGCCGAACTGGATCAGGATAAAATAATCTTAAAGGATGGAACCGAGCTGGAGGTCCATTCCCGGATCTGGAACCTGCCGGGCGGGCGGCAGACCGGCTGGATGTTCCAGCCCAAGAACCAGGCCATGGACTACAACAAGCTGCGGGAGGAGTTCATCACCAACATCTCCCACGAGCTGCGGACGCCGCTGACGGTGATCAAGGGATATGCCGAGATCCTTTACGAAGACGCCAAATCCGCGGGCCACGAACAGGCCGATCTGATGAAGGTGATAGTGGACGAGGGCGACCGGCTGGCCGGGCTGCTGGATTCCATCCTCAATTTCCGGCAGG is a genomic window of bacterium containing:
- a CDS encoding HD domain-containing protein; protein product: MSHHNGIIVLPPEHLEGVIKITAESLGCTAEFFPLGEVPSPDRETQGEYLPLPEFRRLLLLKGPKDKLRPALETVKKLAAEINSKERESFSLTQEITERYEQLATLFEMSEKLGMAGDNPSRMAAILDTAATAVSAGWGCLLLLDGDCRFINRGEQEIDREEISALARRAAEQNKPEVDEKKHIVLPLTVSENQPIGALALGPRTEGVYRSGDVKMLVTLTSYAALLLESGRLYEGLELLFFSTIKSMVEAIDAKDPRTRGHSERVRRYSALMAQKMGMSSQDQKMLELAALLHDLGKIGLPDSILNNVKHTLTEEQWELVKQHPEIGVSILTHVAQLKRILPAIGQHHERYDGSGYPAGVKGQDISLFARIIAVADAYDAMTTQRTYRTTFDSRQALAELRDNSGNQFDPMAVELFLQSLSGNDNQQ
- a CDS encoding ATP-binding protein, with amino-acid sequence MNENNDINSRASAVAVDQDTVHPAEGAGKLPGLMMPGILEWLPQSTVLTDRECRIIMHNQKARGLVLGQGLVWDDLELLPEDLAWIKSMLLACSQKPGLPAERKMTFNSRLWTLGLTPLYHENIFQGALLAFADQAGEVAGQFKKIRDLLIATQDEKAVAEFLLKTLKKGLGFDKGMLAVLERSGSYRILAGQGLADDVQREEFLPQSAMLEACYKEGRPMAASGNAENLEQSLGDKLLKVAGARDGSFLIVPLLRAQQPLGFLMLHKTGQAFGNGHLTLLAELSETFVKILDEARLAQKFESEIQLRSKLYEIGFAAGSVLQLGSLLSLMIRTIAKELKAEEVSLYFFDEISGQWTGKSMLAPGDGQGFLALIKSSGVKLEHIRLMEMKDVTAQVVARGQPEIIGDLARDSRFIQPAPRTPFKSGLWHPLKIKDKTIGALMALSRQPGYFGAMDQALMEEITPLITFALRSAMLYEEIRREGSRLGSIINSMPEGLLMVDKDFRVIISNESYEKLWGLGFRIKPGMEFHKAILPSLGEQLRDQKPLLEFLQQCAGNTSLRQESVELELNSGSFLKIVSFPVDDAEGPGNGLVLLHQDVTVEHQIAETRQEFVGMLSHDMRNPLSAIIATLELSLDGSLGDLNDNQRQFLGSAMNDSRRMLEMLNDLLDGYKYEAVELKLEKTQFDVTQLISKLVSDFSALAKERQLELFQDTPLSLTVMADEGKLTRVISNLLTNALKFTPKEGRIIVSAADKKQFVQISIQDTGEGISPDELEKVFQKFYQVEKRKLGRKTGTGLGLPLCRKLVDAHGGKIWVESQPGKGSKFIFTLPK
- a CDS encoding response regulator, which codes for MTKKIMVIDDEPYIARVIKFKLEQEGYTVFSANDGLTGLEKIRQEKPDLVLLDVMMPGLTGYEVCQKIKADPQLSGIPVVILTAKGQEKDREEGLSVGASDYITKPFSPNRLLELVRNMVGENT
- a CDS encoding ATP-binding protein, which codes for MLSWLWLLAIPFLAGIFLASQALVLKIAGAGGMLLLSVWGAWLYFNLSRKQSQSEQSLEELAQLKEDAGRQKNQGQELARQREKAEESRKDLERRLQEIKTAWDSLPAGMLLLSRPEGKVLSMNPEAERISGYRAVEMIGRSWEQALAGPQNTPQENSRTQALKGRDLAELDQDKIILKDGTELEVHSRIWNLPGGRQTGWMFQPKNQAMDYNKLREEFITNISHELRTPLTVIKGYAEILYEDAKSAGHEQADLMKVIVDEGDRLAGLLDSILNFRQASSGMLGLRQEKVDIIALLNTVIHDLEPKLAKKEIKIIKKVPQTLAPSRGDFNALRFAFSNILDNAVKFNTKGGSVTVETGGWRLEDGMWKMQVHISDTGSGIAPEVMPHIFEKFYRTDQKVHTIQGTGIGLSLTKEILETHGGNIAVESAAGKGTKVTVSLPMSE